The DNA sequence TTCACTTCGCCGGTGTTGGAGAGAGGTTTAATGAAGCCGCCCACCGGTGCTAGGCTGTTGGATACGAAAACGAAAACGTGAAAGAAGATGTCGTAATTGAAACCAAAAAGAATGAGAACGCTAGCCATTCCAGAATGGGGCGCATTCTCTGACGTGTTATAGGATACAAGAACGAGAACGTATGCCAAACGATATGTTTGTCGTTCAAGAAGGTGTTCTTGACATGGAATGCattctgagaatgcataccaaacacatcctaagcCAAGGTCGCCTTTGCCATCGTTTGGAGTCTATGGgaggagaaaagaatggaaTATTTCAAGAAAGTAAAAGATTATCTCAAGAATTGCTTTCATGTGGGGAAATTTCTTGATGGACTGAGCATTTCAGGATAAACTTCAGACACGCACTGAACGGTGAAAAAGGTTATCGGCTGTGTTACCGTATGAACCGGTAAGTTGCAGGTGGCAGTGTGGTTGGGGTGGGCGCAGGAGCCGTAGGGGTTGGTGGAGAGGGAGTCGATGCCCGGGGGGAAGTCTGACGGGGAAGATGGGAAGAAGGTGAAAGGGACAGGGAGGAGAggagaaattacaaaaaacacCAGATCTTAAAATGTTGACAAGTGATGTGAGATGGGCAAATGAGTCTGATTAAAACAATATATTGTAACCCCATAAAATTATACTGGCATCTGAATATAAATATCAAACAAATAGGTCATTATTTATCATTCATAATAAGCATAAAGGTTcttaccaaataaataaataaataaataagcataAGGGTTAACATGTAACACAAATGAGAGAAGTGGAAGATAATCAAATTTGCAAATGCTGCTCAACCTAGAGTGTCTTTGTCTAGACAATTCTATTCTCGTGTATCCAATGACAAACTTCAATTAGGCCTGAACCAAAACCTAGAATCTTAAAAGCAAGATGTTTAGATGTTTCGGAGTCCAAGTTGATGTGTCATAGTGACATGCCATAATCGCATGATTCACTTTCTTCCGAGCATGTAAATCAACTGCATATATTTTTACTTTATCTAAAACATGACAATAATAGATTTGAAATGGGAGCAGCTGACTATGACATAAGGCTGGTGGTTCAGAGAGGTTTCCAACTATGAGTTTCACAGATCCAATTGTGACGTTCCCATAAGATCCTTCGATACTCTCAGTACTCCATACGCGTACATGGTTTCCTAATTTCTCAACAACAAAATCGATGAGATCTTCAGCGGAAGTAGCACATATGCTATGCTCCCCTCGAAGATTGGGGCTCTTCTCACATATCTTTAGAGTGTCTTGAGTATACTCATCCATGTCTGATTCATCCACCACACCAaaaatcttcttcaattcctcaaTCTTGGTAAATGAAAATGGGATTTTGGAAGCTAGAGATTGGGGCAAAAATGATTTATATGACATTGGGTCCCTTAAATTAGGGATAAGCATGAAACCTCCCTCTTTCACCATTGACTCCCAGAAAAATGGTACTCCCCCTTGGCTAGTAACTAACAAGGGTGTTTCATTTGGAATGTGTTCATATTTCACTATGTCTGCAATCCATATGGCTATTGGTGGCAGGGTGGTGTCGtccattcttttattctttacCTGAGCATTTCTAAATCAAGCAACATTAGCTTGCTTACAGAAGGAATGCAAGTGGGAAGGCAATTCATTTTCCTCCACAAGTTTGATAAACTTTGCTTCCTGATGAAGGCTTTGGAGAAGACTTTGCAACTAACCAATGTGGAGGATGCAGAAGACCAATATGCTGTTCCTAATACCGTGAGAAGGCATTTTCAGCTTGAGAACCCTGCAAtattaggggggggggggagaatcgaataaggtaaaacaaaaacaaacaaaatctaCGTTGAAATGAACGGATCAAAAGAATCAATTTCTTACTCTAAAATATGCTACAATCAGGATTCCAAGCAACAGAATGGGATGGGTCATGGTGGTGGAAGTAAGCAGGGGATAGAATGAGTTGGGTTTGTGCCTTTAGGGGAATGGGATTGTTGCATGGAGGAGGTGCGTGTGAAAATATATAGACGGGAAATTTATAGTACTAACAAATAAGAAAGGGGAGAAGTTATTGTTAGTCCCTCTACAGCTAAATTATGTAATTTCTCAATTTCTAATATGAAAGTAAAAACTTCTCTTTTAGGCTCTATTCTCCACCCCTTCTCTTTGGAGCAAGCTTTATTATCCAGCCAACCTTACTTTCtcaaacattttcaaaatttttgggaGAAATAACCCGCAGGGCTAATGGGAGGGCGCGCATGAGTATTTAGCATCTTTAGTGCACATCGCTTGGGATAGCATGGACTTTTTGCTTCTGCCTGTGTTTGGGTGTTGCTTACACTAAATTGACagggttctttttccttaatttttaatACATTTTTCAAAGTACTAATTGTAAATGAGGAAAAATCATAATGGTCtgaatcatttttctttcttgggaaAAAAAGTCATATACAATTCAACTCATTTTTGCA is a window from the Macadamia integrifolia cultivar HAES 741 chromosome 5, SCU_Mint_v3, whole genome shotgun sequence genome containing:
- the LOC122079835 gene encoding polygalacturonase-1 non-catalytic subunit beta-like, giving the protein MDDTTLPPIAIWIADIVKYEHIPNETPLLVTSQGGVPFFWESMVKEGGFMLIPNLRDPMSYKSFLPQSLASKIPFSFTKIEELKKIFGVVDESDMDEYTQDTLKICEKSPNLRGEHSICATSAEDLIDFVVEKLGNHVRVWSTESIEGSYGNVTIGSVKLIVGNLSEPPALCHSQLLPFQIYYCHVLDKVKIYAVDLHARKKVNHAIMACHYDTSTWTPKHLNILLLRF